AAATCCGCCTTCAACTGAAATACGTGCAGGATAAATTGAATCAGTTATAACGTCTAACATATATGCACTGAATTGCATCTAATCACTTTCATGTAGGGATTCATATAAAAGAGGTAAAAATGTACCAATATCTGTTACAATACTAACTACCTGAGCACTTCCCCTGTCAGATAATTTGGTAACAGTAGCAGGATTAATATCCACACAGATACTTTTAACTTTTGAAGGAAGTAAATTACCCATAGCTATTGAATGCAACATGGTAGCTATCATAATTACCATATCAACTTCCTGAGCCTGTTTACGCATTAATTTTTGTGACTCTGCAGTGTCAGTTATTACATCAGGCAGAGGACCGTCATCACGAATAGAACCTGCTAAAACATACGGAATGTCCTTTTTAATACATTCATACATGATTCCGCCAGTTAAGGTGCCATCTTCAACAGCCTGTTTAATTGATCCTGAACGGTTGATTTTATTAATGGCCCTCATATGATGAGTATGTCCATGAGCTATAATTTCTCCTGTTTCCACTTCAATACCTAAGGAAGTTCCAAAAATATTGCTTTCAATATCGTGAGTAGCCAGTGCATTACCTGCAAGAAGAGAATCAATATATCCTTCCCTGATTAAAGCAGCCAGATATTTGCCTGATCCTGTGTGTACAATAGCAGGACCTCCAACAATAGCTATTTTACCTCCTTTACTTTTGATTTCTTTAATTTCTTTTGCAATTCCCCTAATTAAATTCATCAAAGGTTTTTCAGAAGAAACATCACTGTTCATAAATTCAAAGGTTCCACTTTTTTCTCTGGACCTTTGAGGTGGTGTAACTTTTATTCCGTCACGACCAACAACAATCATATCTCCTGCCTTAATTTCCGCTATCGGTTTAACTGATGCACGAGAATTTTTTTCATCAACACAGATTAAACAATCCATCTCAATGTTTTCAACAACAATCCAATTACCTTTATAGAGAATGTGAGTTGTATGATTTGAAGTAGAATAAAAACCTTCCGGAGCAACTTTATCTTTTGAAGATGCAACTAATTCAACCTCTTTTAATTCAGATATTGATGCACCTAATACTGACAACTCATCTAAAATAGAATTTAAAAGGTCGATAGACTCTGCATAAACTGCCATCTTAACCTTACTAGTATCAGTTTTTCTTTTACCTACATCAAATTCTAAGAAATCAAAATCTCCACCTTTATCCATGATAATATCCAGAGCTTTTGGTAAAGTTAATGAATCAATAACATGACCAGAAAGTTCAATTGTTCTACTATTCATAATTTTTGCTCCTAATTATTAATTATTAATATTGTAATTTTACTTTAAGCTAATATTTAAATAATTCCATATTAATTTTTTATAAGAAAAGTAATAATTAACTAAAAATTTTAAAAAATAATGAACAAAAAATAATAAAAGTTAAATTAAATTAAAAGTAAAAACAATTTATCACAATAATGATAAAAAATCATAAATTATTTTTGAAGCGGAAACTGCAGTAATATCTCCCAATCTGTCACCAGCTGTTTCAACAACATCCATCCCGACAACATTTTTTAAAGATAAAGTTTGAAGCATAGCTTCTATATGGCCATACGCTATTCCGTTGGGAGTTGGGTTGCCTACAGTCGGAGCAATAGACGGATCAAAAACATCCATATCAATAGACAAATAAATTGGAGTGTCAATAATACTCAAATAATATTCTATATTATCCAGATGATGAAATACATCATTATTTTTAAATGTTGTGATATTTGACTGGTTTTTAACAAAATCTTCCTCTTCCTTTGAAGCTGACCTGATGCCAATCTGAACCAATTCCTTAACACCCATTTCATGAACCCTTTTCATGACACTGGCATGGGAATACAGCTCTCCAATAAAAGTATCTGCCAGATCCCTATGAGCATCCAAATGGACAACAGTCAGATCATCATATTTTTTAGTTAATGAATTAAGAACACCAATAGTCAAACTATGTTCTCCACCAATAGTCAGAGGTTTGATTTTTAAATCAGACAGTTCGTTAACAGTATCTTCAATTATGTCACATGTTTTTTTACAGTTTCCAAAAACAACATTTACGTCTCCGAAATCGTAAAAAATATTGTCCAATTGTGTATTAAAAATAGTATTATATTTTTCAAACCCATAGGAAGCTTCTCTAACTACTATGGGTCCAAAACGTGAACCAGGATGATAAGATGTTGTACTGTCAAACGGAACACCAATTATTCCCCAAGCACCCTCTTTAAGGTTGTTAAAATCAGTTTCTTCCTGGGAAAAAGCAAATTTCCATGGTTCATATGTGTTTAAAAGCATAATAAATCAAAAAAGAACTAAATAAAATTATTTAGTTCTCATAATTTTCATATTTCCTAAAGCTACGATGTAATCTACTTCAATACCTTCAGTGATTTGGTCTTTTAATTCTTCAGGCATAGGTAAATCTAAAGTGTCGTAGTTTTCCATATCCATTAACTGAACATTGTTACCTTGGATAGATAATACCTGACCAACCCTTTTATCGATAATTGGAATATCTACTTTGGTATCTACAGGTTTAACAATACTTCTTTTTTGGTTATCGAAAATACCTACAGCTTCTAATCTAGCTTTAGCAGCACCATGTTTACCTGGGGATGAAGTAGTTAAACTTGTGATTTTAGATGCTTCCCCACCTAATACGATATATTTACCAACTTTTAATGTTTTAATCTCTACAACTTTTGTTGACATTAATTTTCCTCCATAAATTAAAAAATAGATTTAAATAAGTAATCTATAATAAGAATTATTTTAGATTAATAATAATTCTATCCAACATTTTATATAAATTATTCGTTTTAACAAGTAGGACTTCAATAATAAATATTAAATAGAAATTACAAATTTAAAACAAAGTGATAAAAATGAAAATAGCTATTGTATCAGGAAAAGATGAGGGTCCAACAAGGTTAAATGCATTTGACAATGCACTAACTGCTGCTGGAATAGGAGACGTCAATTTAATTAAAGTATCAAGTATGCTTGGAAAAAACACTCAAGTTAAAGACCTGCCAAAACTCAAACCTGGAGCTATGGTTAATTGTGTACTTTCTTCAGTTACCTCAAGCAAGCCTGGAGATACAATAACTGCAGTTGTTGCAGTAGCTATTGGGGAAAAATTAGGCTGTGTAGTTGAAACAACTGGAACAAACAAGGACCCGCAGGATTTGATTGGTGAAGCTAACTTCATGGTAAACTACATGATGGAAAAACGTGAAGTGGAAATTAAAGATATTATAATTGAGTCCGCCAGTACAACTGTTGAAAATATAGCTTCAGTTGTAGCTTCAGTTGTTTATTTGAATGATGAAATAATTGAGGGATAAAATATGGATGCGAAAGATAAAAAAATAGCTACAGACCTTTGTTACGATATTATAAAAGAGGTAGGAAGAGCTATCAGACCATATGTCGGAAAACCTGAATCAGGAGAAAAAGTTAAAATGGGGGCTGACGGCACTCCAACATCATATATTGATGTTATAGCTGAAGATCAAGTAATTAACATTTTAAAAAATGCTCCTATACGCTCATACATCATTAGTGAAGAAATTGGAGAACTGAAAGTTGGATACGGAAAAAAAGAAAGTGTTGTTTTAACTCAGGAACTTAGAAGAACTGATTTAACTCCGGAACAAAAACCCAAATTCATATTCTTAATAGACCCTATTGACGGTACAAGCAATGCAATTAAGGAAATACCTGCATATGGAATTTCAATAGCTGTTGCAAATGTTCCTGATGGCAGATTAGCTACTTTAAATGATGTTGAATTAGGTTTTATCAGCAACTTCGGAAACGGCAATTTCTTTGAAGCTGAAAAAGGAAAAGGATGCTGGTTGAATAATGAAGAGGTGCACCCCTCAGATATTGTAAACATCAGTGATATGTCTCTTGGAGGATTTACTAAAAGCGGAACCAAAGCAGCTTCCAAATTAGTTGACAATGCAAGGCGCATGCGTGTTTTAGGTTCTGTTGTTTTGGAACTTTCATATGTAGCCAGCGGAAGATATGATGCATTTCTTGATTTGAGAGGCAGCAGAATAATAGATATTGCAGCTTCCAAATTGATTGTTGAAGAAGCCGGAGGAATCATCACCAACAAATACGGTGAAAAACTGGACAATAAATTAAGTATCTATGAAAGAACAATTGTTGTTGCAGCAAATAACAATATACTCCACAAACAGATAATCGATATCTTAAATGACAATGAAAGTGATGTTATCGGAGAAGTTGGGGTAGTAAGCCGTGTAGATGAATACCATGCAATATTATTCTCTGTAAAAATCATAGATTATCTTTTGAATAACGGTATTGATGTAGTCATTGAAAGGACACTGGCCAGAAAGCTTGAAAAACTTAAAAAAGACCCTAATTTGAAAAATATAATTAACACAACCATAAAAGAGCATCCTGAATTAAAGGACCAGTTGAAAAATTTAAACTTTAACATTGAATTTAAATTGCTCTCACAAAGTATACAAGACTTTAAAAGCGATATGGCAATTATTCTTGGTGGAGACGGAACCCTTTTAAGAACACAGACTAAAATGACTGAAGAAATACCAATATTTGGAATTAATATGGGTACAGTAGGATTTTTAACTGAAATTGAAGTTAATGAAACATTTGATTCACTTAAAAAAATATTAAAAGGAGAATATTACCTTGAAAAAAGAACAAAATTAGTTGTTTCCCATGAAAACCACCATTATTCTGCACTGAATGAAGTTGTTGTAATGACTGACGAACCTTCAAAAATGCTTCATTTCCAGGTTCAGGTAGACGGAGAAATCATTGAAGAATTCAGAGCTGACGGTCTTATCATATCAACTCCAAGCGGTTCTACAGCATATTCCATGTCTGCAGGAGGTCCGATTGTTGATCCGAATGTAGGAGGATTTATCATCATCCCAATTTGTCCGTATAAATTAGGTGTAAGGCCATTTATCGTGTCTGATGAAAGTGAAATTATTGTCAAATTACTTAAAAAAGGTAAAACCGCAGTATTTGTAATGGACGGCCAAATAAATGAGGAAGCAGAATATCAGGAAGAAATCAGATTCAAAAAATCAGACAAACACGTTTACTTCATAAGAAACTCAAATAAATGTTTCTATAAAAAAGTTAAAGACAAGTTAAATGAGGGAGGCATCAACAACTAATGAACAGCCTCGTAATTGACATGACTCACGGAGGAGTGAAAATAGCCGTCAGTCTTGCAAAAAAAGATGAAACAGTCTATGCCTATGACATTTACAACACTTTGAAAAGTGTTGATAAAAAAATGTTAGCGGTTTATAATGTTAAAATTATAGATTTGGACTATTTAAAAAACTTAAACGGAAATTTAAGAGTTATCTATCCTGTTCATTTACCTTTAACTAAAAGAGATATTGAAAAGTATAATCCCTCTTTAAATTATACTTTTTTAACCCATCACGAAATAATTAAAGAACTTCTGAAAAACTGGGGCAATGACATTCCCAAAATTGAAGTTACAGGAGTTAAAGGAAAAACCAGCTGCGTTTTTATGCTTAAAGAAATCTTAATTGATAAAAACCCACTAATTTTATCCAGCTTAGGTGCATTATTATATGAAAATGGAGTGAAAAAAACATTAAAACAAAATATATCAATTACTCCTGCAAATATTAAAGAAACAATTGACCTTGCATATAAAATAGCTAACCCTGTATGCGAAATAGCTGCAGGGAAATGCGATAGCCAAAATCTTAAAAAATATGGGTGTGCAATTTTTGAAAGTTCACTTGGAGCCAGCGGAATTGGAGATGTAGGGCTTTTGACAAACATAGTTGAAAATTATCCAATAGCTAAAAATAAAAGAACAGCCAGTGAAGCTAAAAGTCAGATATTCAATTGCAGCATCGTAGCTATCCAAAAAGAAACATTAGATGAATTCTACAAAAACATCGAACATAAAAAGATAAATACTTTTTCCCTAAATAACAATGCTGACGTAACTGTTAAAAATATAGAATATGATTTGGATAAAACACTGTTTGATATAAGTTATAACAATATAATAACTGCCAACGGTGAGGTAATCTCCGGAGAATTTAAGGTTGAAACATTTGCTCCAGGAAAACATCATGTAAAAAATGTTTTGGGAGTTATTGCAACTTGTTTATCATTAAACATTCCAAAAGAAAAAATAATCAAAGGACTGGCCAATTATAAAGGAATTAAAGGAAGAACCAATAAAAAAATCATTGAAAATTCAACAATAATAGAAGAAATCAATCCCGGAATCAATACAAAAGCTATTGAAGAGTCCATAAACATGATAAGAAATTTGGATGATTATTACATAGCCATTGGTGGAGATTACGGAATAACATGTGAAGAAATTGATGAATCTAAAGTCAGCACTTATCTGGACACTCTTGATTACAATATCATTTTAACCGGAGAAGTAGGTGAAGGAATTTTAAAAAAAATGAATAAACCGGTAAAATATTCAAAAAACTTCCAGGATGTTTATAAACAAGCTATACACAACAATAAAAACCTGCTTTTGATTTATCGCTCAGATTACAGAAAACTTAATAAAAGATAATCAAAAATGTAACATTAGTTTTACATAAAATTGAAACATTTAATAAATATTAGCTAAATATTATAATTTGTAATTTAATGATAGTTATATGTTAAAATTTATTATTAAATTAGAAATAATACTTTTAAATTGGAGATTATATTTTGAATGTTGGAACAAGAGGAAGTCAATTAGCACTTGCACAAACTAATCAAGTTTGTAAAGATTTAGCATCAATTACTAATGAAAATATTGATGTTAACATAATTAAAACAAAAGGCGACAAAATAACTAATTCTCAATTATATAACATGGATGCAAAAGGTCTTTTTACTAAAGAACTTGATAAAGCATTGCTTGAAGAAGAAATAGATTTTGCAGTACATAGTTTTAAAGATTTACCAACTGAATTAGATGAAGAACTTGAAATAGCAGCAGTTCCAAAACGTGTAGCTCCAAATGAAGTACTGATCTCTAATAAAAACTGGGATGAACTAGGCCCTAATTCCAAACTTGGAACTAGCAGCCTCAGAAGAGAAGCTTTTTGTAATTACCACAATAAATGCTTTGAACTCAAACCAATTAGAGGCAATATTGAAACCAGAATCAGCAAAGTTAACGGTAGCGATTTAGATGCAACACTTATGGCTCAGGCAGGACTAATAAGATTAAATCTTACACAACACATAAAAACAGTGTTTCCCCTAGATTATATCACACCTGCAGCAGGTCAGGGTGCATTAGCCATCATAACCCGAAAAGATTCTGATAAAAAAGAAATTATTTCTAAATTAAATGACTATCAATCCCGGCAAGAAGTATTTGCTGAAAAACAAGTGCTTGAAGAACTAGGTGTAGGTTGTCAATGGCCAATTGGTGCTATAGCCCAAATGAAGGACAAACAATTTTGTATATACTCAATCCTATTAACCAAAGAAGGAGAAGTTCTAAAAGAACATACTGAAAAAGGATCAATAAGAGATGCTGTCCAATTTGGTAAAAAAATAGGAAAAGTTTTTAAGGATTATGTTTAATTGGAGGAATAAAATTGAGAACAGTAAATGTAGGAGTTATTGGAGTAGGTGCAATGGGATACAACCATGCACGTGTATATTATAAATTAGAAGAAGCTAATTTAGTTGCTGTTAGTGATGTAAGTGAAAGAACTTTAAATAAAGTAGCTAAAAAATATGATGCAAAAGGTTTCACTGATTATGAAGATTTACTCAAAGATCCTGAAATAGAAGTAGTTAGCGTATGTGTTCCAACTACCTTCCACCATGATGTTGTAATGGAAGCTATTAAACATGGAAAACATGTATTAGTTGAAAAACCAATAGCTTTTACCCTAAAAGAAGCAGAAGATATGATTGCTGCTGCAAAAGAAGCTGGAGTTATTTTAGCAACAGGACATGTGGAAAGATTCAATCCGGCTGTTCAAAAAGCTAAAGAACTCATTGATAATGATGTTATTGGAGATATCGTATCTGCATCTGCAAAAAGAGTAGGACCATTCCCTCCAAGAATAAAAGATGTTGGAGTAACTATTGATTTAGCTATTCATGATTTGGATGTAATGAACTACTTATTTGATGAGGATGTTATTCAGGTTTACGGAACCATGAACAGTATCCTGGAAAAATGTGAATTTGAAGACCATGCTGAAATCATGATTAACTTCAAAAATGAATCTACAGGAATTCTGGAAGTAAACTGGTTAACTCCATACAAAAGGAGACAAATTGAAATTACAGGAACTGACGGAATCATTTCAGTAGACTATATCGAACAAAGCATTGACGTATACGGTAAATTCGCTCAGGATATTGATATTAAACATGAAGAACCATTAAAAGAAGAATTAAGGTCCTTTTTAAATGCAGTTGTTAATGGAACTGAACCTGAAATTACCGGTGAAGACGGTCTTAAAGCACTTAAAATGGTAATAGCTGCTACAAAATCCTCCAGAGAACATAAACCTATTAGCTTTGATGAAATTGAATAGGTGATTTTAATGAAACAAAAATTAATTAAAAAAGCTCAAGAGCTTAGACAACATGGTTTTACAACTGGTGAAATAGCTGATGAACTTAATGTAAGTATGGATACTGCCAGATGGTTAACTCTCCAAAAACCTGCTGAAGAAAAACCAGAAGCTCCTGTTGACTTTTTTATAAATTGGAAAAGTTTAGGTGGAAATTCAACCCGTTTAAGATATGTTTCCGGAGCTTTAAGTGATATGGCATTATCACATGGAGAAGCTGAAGTAATTCTTGGAATAGCTGTCAGCGGAATACCATTTGCAACTATGATGGCTGACTTTCTAGAAGACATGAGTGGAGTTGAAACTTCCCTTGCAGTATACCACCCTCACAAACACAGAAAAGAAAAAGACGACGGCGAAGGAGCTATAAGTACCAATTTCGGATCTGTTGAAGGTAAAAAAGTTGTAATTGTTGATGATGTTATAACCAGCGGTAAAACTGTAAAAGAAGTTATTCATGCAGTAAAAGACCATGGTGGAGAACCTATAGCTGTTACTGTATTAATCGACAAATCAGGACTTTCTGAAATTGAAGAAGTTCCTATCGAATCTTTAATTAAAGTAGGTAGATTATAAACCTACATTTTTACTATTTTTTATAAAAAAAGAAAAAGAATAGTCATAAAGACTAATCATAATTTTAAATTATTCTTCGTTTAATTTTCTGCGTTTGTATCCAACAAATATTAACAAAGCAACGATTATAATTAATATAATAGAAGCAATAATTGTATTCGGATTACTTTTCATTATATTTTTATCAATTTCATATGCTTTTACAGATTTGGAGTCATCACCTGCAGAACTTCCAGCACTTTTTGCATTTGATCCTGAAGAGGATTTTGTGCTACTTGCTGGAGATGGATTTCCGTCAAGGCTTGGACTGTCACTAGATGAAGTACTGCTATTTGTACGAACAGTTCCACCATATGAATTGGATCTTGAGTCTCCAGTGTCTGTATTTGAATTCAAGAAATTAATCAAAGCATCAAGTAAACTTACACCTAATTTGTTAGAATTTTTATCTGTACTACTAGTGCCGTTAGACGGATTTTTTGATCCTCCATCATCACCAGATAAATCAGGGACATCCACATAACCTGCATCACCGTCAGGTCTATCTGGAACATTTGGATTTTTATCATCACCATCGTCAGGAGTTACAATAACACTACTTCCGTCACCAGGTTTAGGAAGTAAAGGATTTCTATTAGGGAAATCAGGGAACCATGGTTTTATTTTTGAACCATCAACCTTATTTGTCAAATTGTTCACATTGGTAGGAGTCGTATAATTAAATTCAGAACCTCCGTCAACATGATTGTAAATTTCCGCATAATAATCAAATGCATTGACTACACGATTATTATAATATGAAGTATTATAAAATTTTCCTTTCGTATTGAATGCATCATAACTGGCTTTCGCATCTTTCCTAGTAGATATTAATAAATTATCAACAATAACCGAATTCTCAGCACTTATTAGAGAAATCGCATATTTTGCATCACTAGTAACTGTATTATTTTTAATTACAAATGTATGGTTACCTTTAGTTGATTGAGAATAACTTATACCGTACATATTGTCATTGTCCTTAACTTCCGCAACACTATGAACTTCAATTGTATTATTAATAATAGTATCGTTAGAATCCTGAACTTCTATACCTGCAACAAGTGCCCAGCTATCATTACCTGCCAATCCTGTCACGTTAATCTTATTATGAGCAATATACAATTGTGTATCACCATAATAATTTTGTGAATAGATTCCTATGTTTGGCCCGTTAGATATTGAATACAAATCATTATTAGTTATATTTATCTTCTTAGAAGGTCCGGTAATTTGTATAGGGTATGCAGTACCGGCAGATAACATTCCGCCAGTAGTTAAAATAGCTATATTATTAGAATCTAATGTCAAACTATTTACACGCCATACATCAATACCATAAAGATAATTATTAAGACCTGGGAAAGTTAAGAAATCTTCCATATACAAAGTATTGTTTTTAACAAGACAATCATTTGAATCGGCAATAATTATACCGTCCAATGTAGGGAAAGGACTTCCTGGCCTTTTATTAACAATACTTGCAACAATATTTCCGATAAATGTTAAATTATTACTGTACTCAATACCTACACTTGCCACATAATTAGAATTTAAATCAGCTCCAACTGCTCCGAAATTAACATCCCTCAACGGAAGCTGAGTATAAATACTGTTATTTGCAATTAATGCATTAGGACAGTTACTTACTTTTAAAGCATAATTATAGGTATTTGCCTTATAATTATGGCCTTCAAAGTTGATTATACAGTTAATAACTTCCAAACCACTAATTGGAGCAATTCTTCTTCCAACTGCAGAAATGCCGTAACCTTCACTATCACGAGGAACATTATAATTTATAACACAATCACGTATATGCGTATTATTGGCCAATGTAAGAATTGCCGCACCATCAGCATCTTTGAAATCAAAATCATTAACTAATGTGAAATTAGCTAAGGTAACATCTTTACCATTAATCAAAAATGCAACATTTTGCAAAGTAAAATTATTACCTAAAATAGTTACATTATTTGCTTCAATTTTTAAAAGACCTAAATTATCAAAGTTTTGAGTTAATACAAATTTGGTATTAGAATGCTCAACCCCCAAAGTACCGTCAACAAAATATTCATCGATGTTAAATATGGTCAAATTAACTGTATCAGAATCATTTTGATCATCAATGTCCGGATTATCAGGATCAACTGGAAAATCCGGAATATCTGGAATGTCAGGCACATCTGGAACTTCTGGTGCATCACCAACAATTATAATATTAGGCACAGTAGTATTTTCACCTAATGTTGATAAATCATTTGCAGAAACGCATCCCATAATCACGAAAAATAACATTAACAAAGATGTAATTATTATTTTTCGACTTAATTTAATCTTTTTCACCTCTTTTTAGTTTTAATAAAATCTTTTAAAACTAAAATAAGTCATTTTATAAGATTAAAAAAAACTTATTTAAAGTTCAAACTAAAAGACAATTAAGTATATGTAAAAAATAGTTTATATATTTATCCTTAAAATAAAATCAAAAGAGATTAATTGAATAATCTCTTTTTTAAAATATTCGTATTGTGTTTCCTGTTTGGAAATTGTTCCAGCAGGAAGTTATGATGTATTCTCCATGCATCAATCTAATGTTTAATTTGGCCATACCGTTATTGTCTGTGACTTTATAGTAAAATACTCCGTTTACATTAAATGATACGTTTTGGTTAGCCAGTGGTTTTCCCTGACCGTCTAATGTCTGTGCAGTAAAGCTGCTTCCGTCCAGGTATTTCATGTTCAAGTTTTTAGTAACCAATGTAGGCAATACACTGACTTTGTTTCCAATAACCAATCCGTCAAACATAGTTGTAATGATATATTCTCCAGGCCTTAGAGATATTCCCAGACTTGCAACACCATTACTGTCAGTTGTCCTGTGATAAAACACACCATTGATGTTAAAAGTCACTTCCTTATTTACAGCCAAGCTCCCATCCTTGTTATAAATGGTTGCTTCAAATCTTGAAGCATTTAAATAGTACTTGGTTAAATCCTTTTGAACAATCAATGAGTTTACAGTAATAATATTGCTTGATTGCTCACCTGTAACAAGATTTATCACAGTTATAACATACTTGCCAGGATTTAAGTTAATGCCCATCATAGCTATTCCCTTATCGTTGGTGGTTTTGGTGTAAAAGACACCATTGATATTGAACTGAACGTTTTTGTTTTTAAGGAAATTACCATGAGAATCAGTAAATATTGCATAATATTGTGTGCTGTTTCTAAACATTTTAACAACATCCAATCCTTTAACAGTTGGTTCAATAGTGACATTTGCATGCTTGGTTATTGGAGTATAGTTTAATAATCCTTTAAATTTAACAACAACAGAATATATTCCACTGTCCAGATTCAAACCCAAACTCACACTACCTTTCTCATCAGTTATCTTATCATAACTTCTTCCATTGATAATTATTTCAATTGCAGCACCACCAATAGGATTTCCCTGTTTGTCTGTTAGGGTTGCTACAAATCTGGTGCCGT
This genomic stretch from Methanobrevibacter smithii ATCC 35061 harbors:
- a CDS encoding orotate phosphoribosyltransferase-like protein, with protein sequence MKQKLIKKAQELRQHGFTTGEIADELNVSMDTARWLTLQKPAEEKPEAPVDFFINWKSLGGNSTRLRYVSGALSDMALSHGEAEVILGIAVSGIPFATMMADFLEDMSGVETSLAVYHPHKHRKEKDDGEGAISTNFGSVEGKKVVIVDDVITSGKTVKEVIHAVKDHGGEPIAVTVLIDKSGLSEIEEVPIESLIKVGRL
- a CDS encoding right-handed parallel beta-helix repeat-containing protein; the encoded protein is MGCVSANDLSTLGENTTVPNIIIVGDAPEVPDVPDIPDIPDFPVDPDNPDIDDQNDSDTVNLTIFNIDEYFVDGTLGVEHSNTKFVLTQNFDNLGLLKIEANNVTILGNNFTLQNVAFLINGKDVTLANFTLVNDFDFKDADGAAILTLANNTHIRDCVINYNVPRDSEGYGISAVGRRIAPISGLEVINCIINFEGHNYKANTYNYALKVSNCPNALIANNSIYTQLPLRDVNFGAVGADLNSNYVASVGIEYSNNLTFIGNIVASIVNKRPGSPFPTLDGIIIADSNDCLVKNNTLYMEDFLTFPGLNNYLYGIDVWRVNSLTLDSNNIAILTTGGMLSAGTAYPIQITGPSKKINITNNDLYSISNGPNIGIYSQNYYGDTQLYIAHNKINVTGLAGNDSWALVAGIEVQDSNDTIINNTIEVHSVAEVKDNDNMYGISYSQSTKGNHTFVIKNNTVTSDAKYAISLISAENSVIVDNLLISTRKDAKASYDAFNTKGKFYNTSYYNNRVVNAFDYYAEIYNHVDGGSEFNYTTPTNVNNLTNKVDGSKIKPWFPDFPNRNPLLPKPGDGSSVIVTPDDGDDKNPNVPDRPDGDAGYVDVPDLSGDDGGSKNPSNGTSSTDKNSNKLGVSLLDALINFLNSNTDTGDSRSNSYGGTVRTNSSTSSSDSPSLDGNPSPASSTKSSSGSNAKSAGSSAGDDSKSVKAYEIDKNIMKSNPNTIIASIILIIIVALLIFVGYKRRKLNEE